Proteins found in one Bactrocera oleae isolate idBacOlea1 chromosome X, idBacOlea1, whole genome shotgun sequence genomic segment:
- the LOC138858062 gene encoding uncharacterized protein, whose product MHRSKTADSLLPQLMLEFGTEVAIISEQYRIVQDGTWLEDIAPIAATWLTESSGFKKTSSGRGNGFVWRSNENITIISCYLTPSDPISEFQAKLDAIEDAAHHPNRQLIIAGDFNAKAMEWGTPTTNSRRRKILDMAARLGLIVCQ is encoded by the coding sequence ATGCACAGAAGCAAAACCGCTGACTCCCTGCTACCACAGCTCATGCTGGAATTCGGAACCGAAGTAGCAATCATCAGCGAGCAATACAGGATAGTGCAAGACGGAACATGGTTGGAGGACATTGCCCCAATAGCGGCAACATGGCTAACGGAAAGCAGCGGCTTCAAAAAAACAAGCAGCGGTAGAGGAAATGGTTTTGTCTGGAGAAGCAACGAAAACATCACGATAATTAGCTGCTACCTGACACCGAGCGATCCTATCTCAGAATTCCAAGCAAAGCTCGATGCCATTGAGGATGCCGCGCATCACCCAAATCGGCAGTTAATCATAGCCGGAGATTTCAATGCCAAGGCCATGGAATGGGGTACACCGACAACAAATTCGAGGAGACGCAAAATCCTTGACATGGCAGCTAGATTAGGACTTATCGTTTGCCAATAG